A stretch of Palaemon carinicauda isolate YSFRI2023 chromosome 34, ASM3689809v2, whole genome shotgun sequence DNA encodes these proteins:
- the LOC137626472 gene encoding putative phospholipase B-like 2, with product MITKVLLALLLMGSASAHILSVSYDLESYEIHDGVLVDNWVAKGNFTDTTFEDGFAYLEIESSSGYSDAVQAYAAGLAEGALTHEMIYNHYRNTVEGYCNGKPDGYCERLYDYLDKNDKWMRSKLSETSDPIFHQVNLILQQIDGMNDGYSRVAENPIESDSILMMNLMGDLDDLELALDPQIRNMTSDEWVAAGNTPKDGRCSALIKILPDNADIYISQVTWSHYSSMLRINKKYNNMFLMAEKIQPVLNPGHIVSFSSYPGMLFSGNDFHILSSGLVSMETTIGNSNPQLWQYVQPENQLTEWMRTIIANRLAFNGDEWAEYFTQYNSGTYNNQWMIVDYNKFKPGEPIQPKTLVVVEQIPNYVETGDETDLLVQQTYFGSYNIAFYENIFNLSGCVPLVESHGDWFTYDKHPRALMFERDHIHVTDMDSMYKLMRYNDYKNDPLARCECDPPYSGENAISARSDLNPADGTFPFSALEHRLHGGTDVKITNYEMAKSYLFLAVNGPTSDQQPVFRWSEQAEAETTPHYGHPEAFDFPPVTHEWVW from the exons ATGATCACGAAGGTCCTATTAGCACTCCTGCTCATGGGCAGCGCGTCAGCCCACATCCTCAGCGTCAGTTACGACTTGGAGAGCTACGAAATACACGATGGAGTTTTAGTGGACAACTGGGTCGCCAAAGGAAACTTCACAGATACGACTTTTGAGGATGG ATTTGCCTACCTGGAAATCGAATCCTCCTCGGGATACAGCGACGCAGTCCAGGCCTACGCCGCTGGGTTAGCCGAAGGCGCCCTGACTCACGAGATGATCTATAACCATTATAG GAACACCGTGGAGGGTTACTGCAATGGCAAACCAGACGGCTACTGCGAAAGGCTGTATGATTACTTGGACAAAAACGACAAGTGGATGAGATCAAAGTTGTCTGAGACCAGTGATCCAATATTTCACCAa GTAAACCTGATTCTCCAACAAATAGATGGCATGAATGATGGCTACAGCCGTGTGGCAGAGAACCCTATTGAAAGCGACAGCATTTT GATGATGAACCTGATGGGAGATTTGGATGATCTCGAATTGGCCCTGGACCCTCAAATCAGGAACATGACCAGCGACGAATGGGTGGCAGCCGGAAACACCCCAAAAGACGGGCGTTGCTCGGCTCTCATCAAGATCCTACCGGACAATGCTGACATCTACATTTCACAAGTAACCTGGAGTCA CTATTCCTCAATGCTGCGGATTAACAAGAAGTACAACAACATGTTCCTTATGGCTGAAAAAATCCAGCCAGTGTTGAATCCCGGTCACATCGTATCGTTTTCGTCCTATCCTGGAATGTTGTTCTCCGGTAATGACTTCCACATCCTGTCCTCTGGGTTAGTGAGCATGGAGACCACCATCGGAAACAGTAACCCACAGCTTTGGCAGTACGTGCAACCAGAAAACCAG CTTACGGAATGGATGAGAACGATCATTGCCAATCGCCTGGCCTTCAATGGTGACGAATGGGCAGAATACTTCACCCAATACAACAGTGGCACCTATAACAACCAGTGGATGATTGTCGACTATAATAAATTCAAACCCGGGGAGCCCATTCA GCCCAAAACATTGGTAGTTGTGGAACAGATCCCAAACTATGTCGAAACGGGAGACGAGACTGACCTGTTGGTCCAGCAGACTTACTTTGGTAGCTACAACATCGCATTCTACGAAAACATCTTCAACCTCAGCGGATGCGTCCCCTTGGTCGAGAGCCACGGAGACTGGTTCACCTATGACAAGCACCCAAGGGCTCTGATGTTCGAACGGGACCACATCCATGTGACAGACATGGACTCCATGTACAAACTGATGCGATACAACGACTACAAGAACGACCCTCTGGCAAGGTGCGAATGCGACCCACCCTACAGCGGAGAGAACGCCATTTCGGCCAGGAGCGACCTCAACCCGGCTGACGGTACGTTCCCCTTCTCAGCGCTGGAGCACAGGCTGCACGGGGGCACCGACGTCAAGATCACAAACTACGAGATGGCCAAGTCCTATCTCTTCCTGGCTGTGAACGGGCCGACCTCCGATCAGCAACCCGTGTTCAGGTGGAGCGAGCAGGCCGAAGCGGAGACCACGCCTCATTACGGCCATCCTGAGGCGTTCGATTTTCCACCGGTCACTCACGAGTGGGTGTGGTAG
- the LOC137626473 gene encoding putative phospholipase B-like 2 → MITKVLLALLLLGSASAHILSVSYDLENYEIHDGVIVDNWVAKGNFTDTTFEDGFAYLEIESSSGYSDAVQAYAAGLAEGALTHEMIYNHYRNTVEGYCNGKPDGYCERLYDYLDKNDKWMRSKLSETSDPIFHQVNLILQQIDGMNDGYSRVAENPIESDSILMMNLMGDLDDLELALDPQIRNMTSDEWVAAGNTPKDGRCSALIKILPDNADIYISHVTWNRYSSMLRINKKYNNMFLMAEKIQPVLIPGHVVSFSSYPGMLFSGDDFHIVSSGLVSMETTIGNSNPQLWQYVQPENQLTEWMRTIIANRMAFNGDEWAEYFTQYNSGTYNNQWMIVDYNKFKPGEPIQPKTLVVVEQIPNYVETGDETDLLIQQTYFGSYNIAFYENIFNLSGCVPLVESYGDWFTYDKHPRALMFERDHVRVTDMDSMYKLMRYNDYKNDPLARCDCDPPYSGENAISARSDLNPADGTFPFSALEYRLHGGTDVKITNYEMAKSYLFLAVNGPTSDQQPVFRWSEQAEAETTPHYGHPDAFDFPPVTHEWVW, encoded by the exons ATGATCACGAAGGTCCTATTAGCACTCCTGCTCCTGGGCAGCGCGTCAGCCCACATCCTCAGCGTCAGTTACGACTTGGAGAACTACGAAATACACGATGGAGTTATAGTGGACAACTGGGTTGCCAAAGGAAACTTCACAGATACGACATTTGAAGATGG ATTTGCCTACCTGGAAATCGAATCCTCCTCGGGATACAGCGACGCGGTCCAGGCCTACGCCGCTGGGTTAGCCGAAGGCGCCCTGACTCACGAGATGATCTATAACCATTATAG GAACACTGTGGAGGGTTACTGCAATGGCAAACCAGACGGCTACTGCGAAAGGCTGTATGATTACCTGGACAAAAACGACAAGTGGATGAGATCAAAGTTGTCTGAGACTAGTGATCCAATATTTCACCAa GTAAACCTGATTCTCCAACAAATAGATGGCATGAATGATGGTTACAGTCGTGTGGCAGAGAACCCTATTGAAAGTGACAGCATTTT GATGATGAACCTGATGGGAGATTTGGATGATCTCGAATTGGCCCTCGACCCTCAAATCAGGAACATGACCAGCGACGAATGGGTGGCAGCCGGAAACACCCCAAAAGATGGGCGTTGCTCGGCTCTCATCAAGATCCTACCGGACAATGCTGACATCTACATTTCACACGTAACCTGGAATCG CTATTCTTCAATGCTGCGGATTAACAAGAAGTACAACAACATGTTCCTTATGGCTGAAAAAATCCAGCCAGTGTTGATTCCTGGTCACGTCGTATCGTTTTCGTCTTATCCTGGAATGTTGTTCTCCGGTGATGACTTCCACATCGTGTCCTCTGGGTTAGTGAGCATGGAGACCACCATCGGAAACAGTAACCCACAGCTTTGGCAGTACGTGCAACCAGAAAACCAG CTTACGGAATGGATGAGAACGATCATTGCCAATCGCATGGCCTTTAATGGTGACGAATGGGCAGAATACTTCACCCAATACAATAGTGGCACCTATAACAACCAGTGGATGATTGTCGACTATAATAAATTCAAACCTGGGGAGCCCATACA GCCAAAAACATTGGTAGTTGTGGAACAGATCCCAAACTATGTCGAAACGGGAGACGAGACTGACCTGTTGATCCAACAGACTTACTTTGGTAGCTACAACATCGCATTCTACGAAAACATCTTCAACCTCAGCGGATGCGTCCCCTTGGTCGAGAGCTACGGAGACTGGTTCACCTATGACAAGCACCCAAGGGCTCTGATGTTTGAACGGGACCACGTCCGTGTGACAGACATGGACTCCATGTACAAACTGATGCGATACAACGACTACAAGAACGACCCTCTGGCAAGGTGCGACTGCGACCCACCCTACAGTGGAGAGAACGCCATTTCGGCCAGGAGCGACCTCAACCCGGCCGACGGTACGTTCCCCTTCTCGGCGCTGGAGTACAGGCTGCACGGGGGCACCGACGTCAAGATCACAAACTATGAGATGGCCAAGTCCTATCTCTTCTTGGCTGTGAACGGGCCGACCTCCGATCAGCAACCTGTGTTCAGGTGGAGCGAGCAGGCCGAAGCGGAGACCACGCCTCATTACGGCCATCCCGACGCGTTCGATTTTCCACCGGTCACTCACGAGTGGGTGTGGTAG